CTGCTTGCGGTCCTCCTGCTCGCCGCCAATGCATTCTACGTGGCGGCGGAATTTGCGCTGGTGAAGAGCCGCGGCTTCCGCGTTAGGGCCATGGTCGAGCAGAACCGATTCGGCGCGCGCCTGCTGCAGAGGATGATGGGTAATATCGAGGCTTATCTGGCCTGCTGTCAGCTCGGCATCACCATGGCCTCGCTCGGGCTCGGCTGGATCGGTGAGCCCACCGTTGCCGCGCTGCTGAGCCCGGTCCTCCAGCCGCTCGGGCTGTCGGAGGCCACGCTGCACTTCACCTCCTTCATGGCGGGATTCCTGGTCTTCTCCTCGCTGCACATCATCATCGGCGAGCAGGTGCCGAAGACGCTCGCGATCAGGGAGCCGATGCCGGTGTCGCAGTGGATCGCCTATCCACTCCATTTCTCCTACCTGGTGTTCTATCCGCTAAGCTGGTGCCTCAACACGGCCTCGGGCGCGATCCTGCGTCTCATCGGCGTCCAGGAATTTTCGCAGCACGAGATCCTGACCGATTCCGAGATCGAAGGCCTGGTGGAGGAATCCGCGGTGCACGGCAAGATCGAGAGCGGCGAGGCCGAATACATTCACAACGTCTTCCGCCTCGGCGAGCTGACCGTGTCCGACGTGATGGTTCACCGCACCGCCATGGTGATGATCAATGCCGACCTGCCGCCGGAGGAGCTGGTGCGGGAGGTGCTGGCCACCGAATACACCCGCATTCCCCTGTGGCGCGACAAGTCGGAGAACATCATCGGCATCCTGCACGCCAAGGATCTGCTGCGCGCCATCCGCGCCTCGGAGGGCGACACCTCGCGCATCGACGTCACCACCATCATGCTGCCGCCCTGGTTCGTGCCGGAGATGCGGCCGATCTCCCAGCAGCTCAAGGCGTTCCGCCGTCGCAAGACCCATTTCGCGCTGGTCGTCGACGAATATGGCGAGGTCGAAGGCCTGGTGACGCTGGAAGACATTCTGGAGGAGATCGTCGGTGACATCTCCGACGAGCACGACGTGGTGGTCGCCGGCGTCCGGCGCCAGCCCGACGGCTCCGTCGTGGTCGACGGCTCGGTGCCGATCCGCGATCTCAACCGTGCGCTGGACTGGCACCTGCCCGATGAAGAGGCGACCACGGTGGCAGGCCTCGTCATTCACGAGGCGCGTTCGATCCCCGACCGCGGCCAGAGCTTCACCTTCCACGGCTTCCGCTTCCGCGTCCTCCGCCGCGAACGCAACCGCATCACCGCGCTCCGTATTTCACCGGTGCCGCGCGAGGCCGAGCTGGAAGAGGTGAAGCCGAGAAGGGCCGGGACGTCGTTTTGACGCAGCAGTTACAGGCCGCGAAGCTTCCACATCGTCATGGCCGGGCTTGACCCGGCCATCCACGTCTACCAGGTCGCACAAAGAACGTGGATGCCCGGGACAAGCCCGGGCATGACGAACATTCGAGTATGTGCAAGCTCGTCCAGGATTGGAGGTAACATCAACCTTCCCCCGGCGCCTGGGCGTGGATCGCCAGCGCATGCACGCCGCCGGAGAGTTCCGCGGCCAGCGCCGAATTTATCATGCGATGGCGGTCGACCCGGCTCTTCCCTTTGAAGGCATCAGATACGATATACACACGGAAGTGCGTCTCGCCGCCCGGCCGATGGCCGGCATGGCCTTCATGCAGATGTGACTCGTCGACGACCTGCAGGCTTTCAGGCGTGAAAGCTTCCTGCAACTTGTTGCTGATAGTGTCTTTCATAACCATGTGTGCCATTCGGGTGCAGAGGTCGCACCCCGTTATTTGCCGGGTTTGCAGCGAATTGCAATGTCAAGACTTGAAGGTTTTTGCATTGCGTAGTCAAAGTCAGCCATGCCGATCGATTCATCAAAATTCTTCGACTCCATCCGCGTGAAGCCGCGGGGCAAGCAGCCGGAAGTGAAGCCGCGCGACACCGTTGTCGCTTGCGAGTGGGCGGGCTGCCAGAACAAGGGCGCGCATCGCGCGCCCAAGGGTCGCGAGAACCAGCGCGAGTACTGGCACTTCTGCCTCGACCATGTGCGCGAGTACAACCAGAACTACAATTTCTTCTCCGGCATGAATGCCGATGCCGTCGCGCGCTACCAGAAGGACGCGCTGACCGGGCACCGCCCGACCTGGAAGATGGGCGCCAATGGCGGCAAGAAGGGCGCGGAAGCCGAGATCGACATGGCCTCCGATCCGTTCAGCATGTTCAGCGAGATCAACGGCCGCGCCAGCTGGCGGAAGGGGCCGGAGGCCGAGCCCAAGGCCGAGACGCGCAAGGTGATGAACGCCGAGCGCAAGGCGCTTCAGGTCATGGGCCTCGGTCCCAGCGCCACGCTCGCCGACGTCAAGACCAAGTACAAGGCGCTGGTGAAGCAGCACCACCCCGACGCCAATGGCGGCGACCGCTCCACCGAGGATCGCCTGATCGAGATCATCAAGGCGTATAACTATCTGAAGACGGTGGTGCGGGAGGCCTGAAGCGCTCCACGCTACGCCTCCGGGAAGGACAGTTCGCAGATCAGTCCTTCCGGTCTCCATTGCCGCGTGACCCGTCCCCGCAAGGTCCGGATGATGCCGTCGACGGCGCCGACTCCGAAGCCGGTGCGGGCCGGCTCGCTGACGAGCGGACCGCCGCTCTCCGACCAGCGCAGCACGAGAGGCTCTGCGTCGGTGGTCTCCCAGCGAACGTCCAGCCTGCCCGAAGGCGTCGACAGCGATCCGTATTTGGCAGCATTGGTCGCGAGCTCGTGCACGGCGACGGCGATCGATTGGGCGAGCGTCGCCGGCAGGCGGATATCGTCACCTGCGATGCTGATGCGTGCGCCGTCTTCACCTGCGTACGGCCGGAGTTCCTCTTCGACGATGGTCTTCAGGCTCGCGCCCGTCCAGCGCGAGGCCGAGAACAGCCTCTGCACGTTCGCGAGCGCGCTGAGCCGGCCTTGAAATGCGGCCTGGAATTCTGCAGCGGTCTCGGCCTTCGTCAACCGCAGCATCGCCTGCGTCACCGCCAGCAGATTGTTCGAACGATGATCGACCTCATAGGCGAGCAGCATCATGCGCTGCTCGGCCTGCTTGCGGGCCGTGATGTCGACCAGCATATTCACCGCGCCGATCAGTCGCCCGTGTTCGTCGCGTAGCGGCGTCGGAAACGGCATGAAGCAGATCCGGGAGCCGTCTGGCCGCTCGGCCACTGCCTCGACGTCACGCACCGGCCGATTCTCCTTGAGCGCGATCGCCATGGGACACTCATCGTGGCGGAGCGGTGTGCCGTCGGGAAGATAGAGTTTCCAGGTCACGCACCACATCTCGCCGATCTTCGGCGTGCGTCCGGCAAAATCGATGCAGGCTTGATTGAAGAAGGTGATGCGGCCTTCTGCGTCGGTGGTGTAGATCGCGGCGGGCAGCGCCTGGAGCAAATCCCGGAATCGCCTCTCGGAATCCGCGCCAGCAGCGCTCCTGCTGGCCTGTCTGGCGATCTCGCCGATCCTGGCCTCGTCCGAGGGTCCAAACAAGTCCAGCATAGTGTTCCTCAAACGGGGCCAGATCAGGTAATTCACTGGCCGCGCGTTCGTTCCACCGCTCGCCGGAGACGTGCAAACCCTCCTCAGCGTCTCGATAGACCAGACTTTGTCCGCACGACAGCGGAGTGAGAGCTCCGCTGTCGCCTTTCCCTCAGCCTTAGTCGCCTGAAGCCTTAGGCATGGCTCCCACATAAGATGAACTCGGCCGGATCAGCCGTCCCGTGCGCTGCTGCTCGCGCGCATGGGCGGTCCATCCTGCCGCGCGCGCCACTGCGAAGATCGGCGTGAACGCCTGCCTCGGAATCGTGAGCGCGTCGAGCAGGATCGCGGTGAAGAACTCGACATTGGTCTCCAGCGGCCGCTCCGGATTCTTCTTGCGTAGTGCGCTGCGGATATAGGCCTCGACTTCGGCGGCAAACGGCAAATCGGTGCCGTTGGACGCCAGCGCCTCGACCGCGGTCTTCAGCACGTCGGCGCGCGGATCGCGCACGCGATAGACGCGGTGGCCAAAACCCATCATCCGCTCGCCGCGCGCCAGCGCCGCATCGACCCATGGCTGGATGCGCTCGCGCGAGCCGATCGCATTCAGCATTTCCAGCACCGGCTCCGGCGCCCCGCCATGCAAGGGGCCGGTGAGCGCGCAATAGCCTGCGGTGACCGCGGCGAACAGATCGGCCTGCGTCGAGGCCACCACGCGCGCGGTGAAGGTCGATGCATTCATGCCGTGGTCGCTGGCGGTGACAAGATAGGCATCGAGCGCGGTGATCTCGCGCGTGGCAGGTGCGCGCCCATGGAGCATGCGCAGCGTATCGGCGGCATGGCTCGCGCTGGGATCGGGCGCGACCGGCTCGAGGCCCTTGGCGCGGCGGACCAGCGCGCCCGCAATCACCGGGAACGCGCCGACGATGGTGGCCTCGTGCTCGAGGCCGTGCTCGGCGCGAAGCCCCGCGACGGCCGCACGAAACCCGTCGACGATGCCCATGCCCTGTGTCGCCGGCAGCAGCTCCGGCAAGCGCGCGAAGGCGCGCTCCCGCGCGACGCCCAGGCTCGCCCGCACGTGAGCTTCGCTCAAGGCAGTCGTGCTGGCGCCGTTCCAGAGCCGGGCGGTGACGCCCTCGAAGCTCGATTTGGCCGCGAGGCTGCCGACATGCTCGCCGGCGATGATCAGCTCGCCGCGCTCGCCGTCGACATGGCTCAGCACGGTCTCGGCCGCGGGAACGCCGTCCAGCCCGATCTGGCTTTTGGTGAGGTGGATGTTCATGGTCCAATCTCCTTTGCGCTGCACCCAGCGGTAAGGTCGGGCCTCTCGACAGATTGATCAATCTTGATTACATAAATCAATATGAAAAATTCCAGCGAGCTCTATCTCTCCGCCCGGGAAGCCGCCGCCGAGCTCGCGATCTCGCCGGCCACGCTCTACGCCTATGTCAGCCGCGGCCTGATCCGCTCCGAGCCGACGCCGGACTCGCGGAAAAACCGCTATCGCGCCGAGGACGTCCGCGCGCTGAAGGAGCGTCGGGTGCCGTCGCCGGAGCCGCGGGGCCTGCGGAGCTTCGACGCCGACCTGCCCGTGATGGATACGGAGATCTCGACCATCACCGAGGAGGGCGCGATCTATCGCGGCGTCAACTGCGTCGATCTCGCCGAGAACGACACGCTGGAGCACGCGGCCACGCTGCTGTGGGACGTCACCGGCGTCGATCCGTTCGCGCATGACAATCTGCCCCTTCTGTCCGAGGAGATGCGCGCGATCGGGCAGGCCGCGCGTCGGGCCGCGCCGATCGACCGCGCCATTGCCGTGCTTGCGCTGGCCGCGAGTGCCGATCCACGTGCTTTCACCCGCGCGCCCGATGGCCGCGCGCTGGTCGGTGCGCGCATCGTCCGCCTGCTGGTCGCGACCATGCTCAACGTCGAGCCGTCGGCCCAGCCGCTGCATCAGCAGGTTGCAAAAGCGTGGGCGGCGGACAACAAGCATGCGCCCGATCTGATCCGCCGCGCGCTGGTGCTGCTCGCCGACCATGAGCTGAACGCCTCGACCTTCACGGCGCGCTGCGCCGCCTCGACCGGCCTCAACCTCTATGACTCCGTGATCGCCGGCCTCGCCGCGCTGAAGGGGCCCAAGCATGGCGGCGCCGGCGTGCTGGCCTCGCAGCTCGTGAAGACGCTGATCGATCGTGACGTCGAGCCGATGGTGCGCGAGCGCGTCGCGCTCGGCGAGCGCTTTGCCGGCTTCGGCCACGGCGTCTACAAGCGCGGCGATCCCCGCGCGCAGTCGCTGCTCAACGCATTGTCGCGCGCCGGCGCGCCGCGAAAGTTCACGCGCGAAGTGCCGGAGCGGATCGCGGAGGCCACCGGCGAGTTCGTCAACATCGACTATGCCCTCGCCGTGCTCGTGCACGCCTTGCGGCTGCCCGCCGGCAGCGAGCTCGCGCTGTTCGCCATGGCCCGCAGCGTCGGCTGGATCGCCCAGGCCAGCGAGCAATTGCAGTTCGGCAAGTTGATCAGGCCGCGGGCGAGGTATGTGGGGCCGGCGCCGGGGCGGAGGGCTGGGGCTAAGGATTAAGGCCCGGAGGGCCCAAACATGCGTGTCAGCCCAAGCTTCCGGCGAACCGCTCGGCGAGCCTGTTCTTCCTGAATGCGTCCGCGACCCAGTCCACGAAAGCTCTCGTCTTTGCCGGCACGAGCTTGCGCGATGCATGGTAGATCGAGATCGCGCCAGCGTCGCAATACCAGCGCGGCACCAGGCGGACGAGCGACCGATTTTCGAGCGCGGGAAGGATGTCCGCGGTGGCGAGCATGGCAACTCCCAAGCCCAACAATGCAGCCTCTCGCATTGCTGCGGGATCGTTGACCACGAAGGATTGAGACAGCACCGCCTCAACCTCCTGACCCGAAACATCGCGCATCGACCAACGACGGATGCGTCCCGTCTGCAGCGAGCGCATGACGATGCCGTCCAGTGCGGCTAATTCGTCCGGCCGGATCGGTGCTACACGACCGGCCATGTAGGCCGGCGACGCCACGGCGACGATGTGGGCAGGCGCAAGGGTCCGGCTGACGAGACCCGGTAACAACTCGAATCCGCCTCCGATCGCTGCGTCGTAGCCTTCGCCGACCAGATCGACCTGACGATTCTCGAAGTGCCACTCGGGGCGGACGCGCGGATAGCGCGCCAGAAAGCCCGGAAGAAGCGGCAGGATATGGGTTGTGCCGAATGTCGGCGGCAGGCTGACCTTGAGAAGGCCCGCCGGCTCCTCACTTCCAGTCGATATTCCGGCGATGGCTGCTTGGAGCCCCTCGAGATTGCCGACAATCGCGGCGCGAAACGTCTCTCCGGCCTCGGTCAGCGTCAGCTTCCGCGTCGAGCGGTGAAACAGGCGGACACCGAGATTGCGCTCCAGCGTGGCGACGTTGCGACTGACGGCCGCGGGCGTCACCGAGAGCCGTCGACCAGCTTCTGAAAAGCTGCCGCATTCAGCGCTGCGGATGAAGGATTCGAGGTTGGCCAGCGTTTCCATGAGCTCATTTACAAGCGATCATTGAAAATCTTACGACCGATATAGGCCTAATCAAAGGGGAATGTTTGCGCCATCTCTACGTCATCGGTCAGCACGGCTGATCCCAACCACTTCGGAGTTATTCCATGTCCACCATCGGCATCATCGGCGCCGGCAATATCGGCCGCGCCATCGCTCACGCGCTGTCGCGCAGCGGCATCCCCGTGACCCTCTCCAACAGTCGCGGTCCTGAAAGCCTGGCCGCAACCGTGGCCGAGATCGGTCCGCTCGTGACCGCCGGCACCCGCGAAGAGGCGGCCGCTAGGGACATCGTGTTCGTCGCAGTCAACTGGTCGAAGCTGCCTCAGGCGCTCGCCGGGCTGCCGCCGTTCGGCGACCGCATCGTCGTTGACGCCAACAATCCGATCGAGGCGCCCTTGTTCAAGCCGGCTGACCTCGGCGGCCGCGCCTCGTCGGAGGTCGTTGCCGATCTGGTGCCCGGCGCGCGCGTGGTGAAGGCGTTCAATCATCTCTTGGCGCAGATCCTCGCGAGCGATCCGGCGAGCGACGGCGGCAAGCGCGTGCTGTTCTATTCCGGAGATGATGCCGGTGCGAAAGCAGCAATTGGCTCATTGATCGATCGGCTCGGATTCTTTGGCATCGATCTGGGCTCGCTCGCGATCGGAGCAAGGTTGACCCAGTTTCCGGGCGGACCGCTTCCGGCGCTGAACCTGGTCAAGTTCGGCTGATGAACCGAAGATGATCGCCAACAACGAGAGATGACGAAAGGCTGCAAGGTGACAACCGACAATATCGATTTCAACCATCTCCTCCGGTCGAACCTGGAGCGCGTGTTCAACGAGCGGGACGATGACAAGCGGCGAGCCGCTGTCGCGGAGCTGTTCGTTGAGGACCCAATTATGTACGAGCCGGCGAACATCGTTCGAGGACAGTCGGAGATATCGCGCGTCGCCGGAGAGCTTCTCGAGCAGTTCGGGCCGACATTCAGGTTCGTGCCCGATGGCGTCGCCGTCGGACATCATGGTTTGGGGCGGCTGGCTTGGCACGGCGGTCCCGAGCGTGGGCCGGTCGCAGTGACGGGGGCCGACGTGGCCCTTGTCGAAGGCGGCAAGATCTCGCGGCTGTGGGTGCTGCTCAATCCGCAGTGAAAGAAGTCGCGCCGGCGGACTAGCTCTGCGGCTTCGACGCCTTGGCTTCGCTGCCGCTCCGGCGCCGGATGCTCCAAACGGTCAGGCCCAGCACGATCGCTGCGCCGACCACGGTCAGGATCCACACATGCTTGCCGACATGCCCGTGATGATGCAGCCCGGCATATTCATGCAGCGCCGAGACTGCGAGCACGCCAGGCAGCACATGTGCCGGCGCCCAGGCCAGGATCGCCGGGATGTTCACCGCGTAGAATTTCGCCGGCGCCATGCCGAGCGCGCCGGCGGTCACCGGCACGAAGGCGCGGACCGGCGGCACGAAGCGGGCGAAGAATACGGCCCATGTGCCGAAGCGGTTGAAGAAATTCTCACTCTCCGCGACCACGCGCGGATAGTTCGTCAGCGGCCAGGTATTGAGGATCTCGCGCTGCCGCCGATGCCCGATCCAATAGGCCGATCCGTCGCCGAGCACCGCGCCGAGCGCGGCGGCCAGTAGCACCCATGGCAGCTTCAATTCGCCGCCGGGGACCAGCGCGCTCAGCGCCAGGATGATGGTCGAGCCGGGGATCACCGAGCCCACCACTGGAACGGCCTCGAGCAGTGCCGCCAGGAACAGGGTGAGATAGGCCAGCCACGCATGGGCCGAGACGAAGGTGATGAGGGGATCGAGGAAGGACGTCACGTCGTCTCTGCGGCGGGCTGGAGCATGGGAAGACAGACCCTACATAGGGAAGCATAGGCGGCAAAAGTGCCATTTCGGCCGGCAGCGAGGTTACCCCGCCTGAAATTCGGGCGTGATTCGCAAGGCAGCCCTCCAAAAACTGCGCTCCTTGCCTATCTAAATGAAAACACAACGGAACTTTGATTGAGGCGCGGGCTTCTGCCAGCTCGTGGTCTCTGATAGGTTGATTTTCAGCACCCAGCCGCAGCCAACGTGCGAATAACCGGTTTCGGGACCGCCCGGGACCTCGGAGGATTGATGACGACCGCCGCCCTGTCCAAAGTTGAGGAAGTTTCCGGTCAGCCCGACATGAAGGTGTCGGTGCGCCAGGTGTTCGGGATCGACAGCGATCTCGAAGTGCCCGCCTATTCCGAAGTCGATCCTCACGTGCCCGAAGTCGATTCCGACTATCGCTTCGACCGCGCCACCACGCTCGCCATTCTCGCCGGCTTTGCCCGCAACCGCCGCGTGATGGTGACCGGCTATCACGGCACCGGCAAATCCACCCATATCGAGCAGGTCGCGGCGCGCCTGAACTGGCCCTGCGTGCGCGTCAATCTCGACAGCCACATCAGCCGTATCGACCTCGTCGGCAAGGACTCCATCGTGGTCCGCGACGGCAAGCAGGTCACCGAATTCCGCGACGGCATTTTGCCCTGGGCGCTGCAGAACAACGTCGCGCTGGTGTTCGACGAATACGACGCCGGCCGCCCGGACGTGATGTTCGTGATCCAGCGCGTGCTTGAGGTCTCGGGCCGCCTGACGCTGCTCGACCAGAACAAGGTGATCAAGCCGCATCCGGCGTTCCGCCTGTTCGCCACCGCGAACACGGTCGGCCTCGGCGACACTTCGGGCCTCTATCACGGCACCCAGCAGATCAACCAGGGCCAGATGGACCGCTGGTCGATCGTCACCACGCTGAACTATCTCAGCCACGACGAGGAAGTGGAAATCGTGCTGGCCAAGGCCAAGCATTATCGCACCCAGGAGGGTCGCGACATCGTCAACAAGATGGTGCGCCTCGCCGACCTCAGCCGCAACGCCTTCGCCAATGGCGATCTGTCGACGGTGATGAGCCCGCGCACCGTGATCACCTGGGCGGAGAACTCCGACATCTTCGGCGACATCGGCTTTGCCTTCCGCGTCACCTTCCTCAACAAATGCGACGAGCTCGAACGTCCGCTGGTCGCCGAGTTCTACCAGCGCTGCTTCAACGCGGAGCTGCCGGAATCGGCGGTGAATGTGGCGCTGAGCTAAAGTCTCTCTCGGTGTTGTCGTCCCGGCGAAAGCCGGGACCCATACCGCGTGATGCCTCGATTGAAGTGAAGCCGATAGTTTTTCCTGACCCAACGACGGCCGGTGGTTATGGGTCCCGGCCTTCGCCGGGACGACGGATCAAGGTGATATGACCACCTCCAACTCCAAATTCCGCAACAGCAAGGAAGCGCCGACCGAGCCGTTCAAGCGCTCGGTCGCCTCCTGCTTGAAGGCGATCGCAAAAGCGCCCGAGCTCGACGTCTCCTTCGCCGCCGAGCGTCCGGGGCTTGCGCCCGGCAAGGCGCGGCTGCCCGAGCCGGCACGCAAGATGACCAAGCGTGACGCCGCCATCGTGCGCGGTCATGCCGATTCCATCGCGCTCAAGCTCGCCTGTCACGATCCCAAGGTGCATCGCAAGCTGATGCCCGGCAATCCGCAGGCGCGCGGCGTGTTCGAGGCGGTGGAGCAGGCGAGAGTCGAAGCGATCGGCGCGCGCCGCATGGCCGGCGTTGCCAAGAATCTCACCGCGATGCTCGACGACCATTTCCACCGCGGCAAGTTCGACGAGATCACCGACCGCGCCGATGCGCCGCTCGCCGACGCGCTGGCGATGCTGGT
This genomic stretch from Bradyrhizobium daqingense harbors:
- a CDS encoding hemolysin family protein, yielding MSSISINLLLAVLLLAANAFYVAAEFALVKSRGFRVRAMVEQNRFGARLLQRMMGNIEAYLACCQLGITMASLGLGWIGEPTVAALLSPVLQPLGLSEATLHFTSFMAGFLVFSSLHIIIGEQVPKTLAIREPMPVSQWIAYPLHFSYLVFYPLSWCLNTASGAILRLIGVQEFSQHEILTDSEIEGLVEESAVHGKIESGEAEYIHNVFRLGELTVSDVMVHRTAMVMINADLPPEELVREVLATEYTRIPLWRDKSENIIGILHAKDLLRAIRASEGDTSRIDVTTIMLPPWFVPEMRPISQQLKAFRRRKTHFALVVDEYGEVEGLVTLEDILEEIVGDISDEHDVVVAGVRRQPDGSVVVDGSVPIRDLNRALDWHLPDEEATTVAGLVIHEARSIPDRGQSFTFHGFRFRVLRRERNRITALRISPVPREAELEEVKPRRAGTSF
- a CDS encoding BolA family protein, which produces MVMKDTISNKLQEAFTPESLQVVDESHLHEGHAGHRPGGETHFRVYIVSDAFKGKSRVDRHRMINSALAAELSGGVHALAIHAQAPGEG
- a CDS encoding DedA family protein → MTSFLDPLITFVSAHAWLAYLTLFLAALLEAVPVVGSVIPGSTIILALSALVPGGELKLPWVLLAAALGAVLGDGSAYWIGHRRQREILNTWPLTNYPRVVAESENFFNRFGTWAVFFARFVPPVRAFVPVTAGALGMAPAKFYAVNIPAILAWAPAHVLPGVLAVSALHEYAGLHHHGHVGKHVWILTVVGAAIVLGLTVWSIRRRSGSEAKASKPQS
- the cobS gene encoding cobaltochelatase subunit CobS, whose product is MTTAALSKVEEVSGQPDMKVSVRQVFGIDSDLEVPAYSEVDPHVPEVDSDYRFDRATTLAILAGFARNRRVMVTGYHGTGKSTHIEQVAARLNWPCVRVNLDSHISRIDLVGKDSIVVRDGKQVTEFRDGILPWALQNNVALVFDEYDAGRPDVMFVIQRVLEVSGRLTLLDQNKVIKPHPAFRLFATANTVGLGDTSGLYHGTQQINQGQMDRWSIVTTLNYLSHDEEVEIVLAKAKHYRTQEGRDIVNKMVRLADLSRNAFANGDLSTVMSPRTVITWAENSDIFGDIGFAFRVTFLNKCDELERPLVAEFYQRCFNAELPESAVNVALS
- a CDS encoding LysR family transcriptional regulator, translating into METLANLESFIRSAECGSFSEAGRRLSVTPAAVSRNVATLERNLGVRLFHRSTRKLTLTEAGETFRAAIVGNLEGLQAAIAGISTGSEEPAGLLKVSLPPTFGTTHILPLLPGFLARYPRVRPEWHFENRQVDLVGEGYDAAIGGGFELLPGLVSRTLAPAHIVAVASPAYMAGRVAPIRPDELAALDGIVMRSLQTGRIRRWSMRDVSGQEVEAVLSQSFVVNDPAAMREAALLGLGVAMLATADILPALENRSLVRLVPRWYCDAGAISIYHASRKLVPAKTRAFVDWVADAFRKNRLAERFAGSLG
- a CDS encoding NADPH-dependent F420 reductase; this encodes MSTIGIIGAGNIGRAIAHALSRSGIPVTLSNSRGPESLAATVAEIGPLVTAGTREEAAARDIVFVAVNWSKLPQALAGLPPFGDRIVVDANNPIEAPLFKPADLGGRASSEVVADLVPGARVVKAFNHLLAQILASDPASDGGKRVLFYSGDDAGAKAAIGSLIDRLGFFGIDLGSLAIGARLTQFPGGPLPALNLVKFG
- a CDS encoding J domain-containing protein — encoded protein: MPIDSSKFFDSIRVKPRGKQPEVKPRDTVVACEWAGCQNKGAHRAPKGRENQREYWHFCLDHVREYNQNYNFFSGMNADAVARYQKDALTGHRPTWKMGANGGKKGAEAEIDMASDPFSMFSEINGRASWRKGPEAEPKAETRKVMNAERKALQVMGLGPSATLADVKTKYKALVKQHHPDANGGDRSTEDRLIEIIKAYNYLKTVVREA
- a CDS encoding HWE histidine kinase domain-containing protein, with translation MLDLFGPSDEARIGEIARQASRSAAGADSERRFRDLLQALPAAIYTTDAEGRITFFNQACIDFAGRTPKIGEMWCVTWKLYLPDGTPLRHDECPMAIALKENRPVRDVEAVAERPDGSRICFMPFPTPLRDEHGRLIGAVNMLVDITARKQAEQRMMLLAYEVDHRSNNLLAVTQAMLRLTKAETAAEFQAAFQGRLSALANVQRLFSASRWTGASLKTIVEEELRPYAGEDGARISIAGDDIRLPATLAQSIAVAVHELATNAAKYGSLSTPSGRLDVRWETTDAEPLVLRWSESGGPLVSEPARTGFGVGAVDGIIRTLRGRVTRQWRPEGLICELSFPEA
- a CDS encoding nuclear transport factor 2 family protein translates to MTKGCKVTTDNIDFNHLLRSNLERVFNERDDDKRRAAVAELFVEDPIMYEPANIVRGQSEISRVAGELLEQFGPTFRFVPDGVAVGHHGLGRLAWHGGPERGPVAVTGADVALVEGGKISRLWVLLNPQ
- a CDS encoding citrate synthase family protein — encoded protein: MKNSSELYLSAREAAAELAISPATLYAYVSRGLIRSEPTPDSRKNRYRAEDVRALKERRVPSPEPRGLRSFDADLPVMDTEISTITEEGAIYRGVNCVDLAENDTLEHAATLLWDVTGVDPFAHDNLPLLSEEMRAIGQAARRAAPIDRAIAVLALAASADPRAFTRAPDGRALVGARIVRLLVATMLNVEPSAQPLHQQVAKAWAADNKHAPDLIRRALVLLADHELNASTFTARCAASTGLNLYDSVIAGLAALKGPKHGGAGVLASQLVKTLIDRDVEPMVRERVALGERFAGFGHGVYKRGDPRAQSLLNALSRAGAPRKFTREVPERIAEATGEFVNIDYALAVLVHALRLPAGSELALFAMARSVGWIAQASEQLQFGKLIRPRARYVGPAPGRRAGAKD
- a CDS encoding citrate synthase/methylcitrate synthase produces the protein MNIHLTKSQIGLDGVPAAETVLSHVDGERGELIIAGEHVGSLAAKSSFEGVTARLWNGASTTALSEAHVRASLGVARERAFARLPELLPATQGMGIVDGFRAAVAGLRAEHGLEHEATIVGAFPVIAGALVRRAKGLEPVAPDPSASHAADTLRMLHGRAPATREITALDAYLVTASDHGMNASTFTARVVASTQADLFAAVTAGYCALTGPLHGGAPEPVLEMLNAIGSRERIQPWVDAALARGERMMGFGHRVYRVRDPRADVLKTAVEALASNGTDLPFAAEVEAYIRSALRKKNPERPLETNVEFFTAILLDALTIPRQAFTPIFAVARAAGWTAHAREQQRTGRLIRPSSSYVGAMPKASGD